The Lactuca sativa cultivar Salinas chromosome 2, Lsat_Salinas_v11, whole genome shotgun sequence genome includes a window with the following:
- the LOC111887176 gene encoding dol-P-Glc:Glc(2)Man(9)GlcNAc(2)-PP-Dol alpha-1,2-glucosyltransferase, whose product MGRITVALIVSSWVIPISILVNSIVPEPYMDEIFHVPQVQQYCVGNFKSWDPMITTPPGLYFISLAYIASLFPGILFIQPLSSFINSCSISILRSTNGLLAVICSILVHDIIKSLNPSLDDKKATLYAVILALYPLHWFFSFLYYTDVASLTVVLAMYLMCLKKNYISSALLGAISIVIRQTNIIWMLFVACCGILNLIEAKKKHANNFSSEPQFGHFASSSSVKVNSNLKRRRSGNAIHTSTHPIHGKSLHQSTGLFSEIWSILFAAWHLKFELFVSFSPFFALLLAFAAFVVWNGSIVLGAKEAHTVSPHFAQLLYYGLVSSCFMAPIHFTTTQVTILAKSFWKNKPFSFLLCFFASIITFLSIHFFSIAHPYLLADNRHYPFYLWRKIINSHWSTRYLLIPLYLYSWASIFTLLGKGEKKVWVLVYFLASATCLIPTPLIEFRYYTIPFFFLILHCRITNDRLWLLMGFIYTSINVFTMTMFLFRPFHWDHQHGIQRFIW is encoded by the exons ATGGGCAGAATTACAGTTGCATTGATTGTTAGCTCATGGGTCATACCCATTTCCATTCTTGTCAATTCAATTGTTCCTGAACCCTACATG GATGAAATCTTTCATGTTCCTCAAGTTCAGCAATATTGTGTAGGCAATTTTAAAAGTTGGGATCCTATGATAACCACTCCTCCTGGATT gtacttcatttcACTTGCATATATTGCTTCTTTATTTCCTGGCATCCTATTTATACAACCACTCtcaagttttataaactcatgTTCAATATCAATTCTTCGGTCAACCAATGGTCTTCTAGCTGTAATTTGCAGCATTTTGGTTCATGATATAATTAAATCTTTAAATCCATCACTTGATGACAAAAAAGCAACTCTTTATGCAGTTATTCTAGCCTTATATCCCCTTCATTGGTTCTTcagttttctttattatacagaTGTAGCATCACTCACAGTAGTTCTTGCTATGTATCTTATGTGTCTCAAGAAGAACTACATCTCCAGTGCTTTG CTTGGAGCTATTTCCATAGTTATAAGACAAACAAATATTATTTGGATGCTATTTGTTGCATGTTGTGGAATTCTAAATCTCATTGAAGCTAAAAagaaacatgcaaataatttttcATCAGAGCCCCAATTTGGTCATTTTGCTTCAAGTAGTAGTGTTAAAGTCAACTCTAATCTGAAAAGGAGAAGATCTGGTAATGCTATTCACACTTCAACTCATCCCATCCATGGAAAAAGTCTTCATCAGTCAACAG gTTTATTTAGTGAGATTTGGAGCATATTATTTGCAGCTTGGCATCTAAAGTTTGAGCTTTTTGTCTCTTTTAGCCCTTTTTTTGCATTGTTGCTGGCTTTTGCTGCATTTGTTGTTTGGAATGGCAGTATAGTTCTCG GGGCAAAAGAAGCTCATACAGTTTCTCCACATTTTGCTCAGTTATTATACTATGGTTTAGTTTCATCTTGTTTTATGGCTCCTATACACTTTACAACAACTCAAGTTACAATTTTGGCCAAGTCTTTTTggaagaataaaccttttagtttcCTACTTTGCTTTTTTGCTTCCATAATTACCTTTCTATCCATTCACTTTTTCAG CATTGCTCACCCTTATTTACTTGCTGATAATCGGCATTATCCCTTTTATCTATGGAGGAAAATTATAAATTCTCATTGGTCAACAAGATACCTTTTGATTCCCTTATATCTTTACTCATGGGCTTCTATCTTTACTCTATTAG GAAAAGGTGAGAAGAAGGTATGGGTGTTGGTTTATTTCTTGGCTTCAGCCACGTGTCTAATTCCTACTCCATTGATAGAATTCAGATACTACACAATACCTTTCTTTTTCTTGATACTTCATTGTCGTATAACTAATGATAGATTGTGGTTACTTATGGGATTTATATATACATCCATCAATGTTTTCACTATGACAATGTTCTTATTTCGACCCTTTCATTGGGAT